One Corynebacterium uterequi DNA segment encodes these proteins:
- the clpB gene encoding ATP-dependent chaperone ClpB → MSSFNPTTKTQEALQQALQQASAKGNPDIRPAHLLAAILSQADGIAAPVLKATGVDPDTVAAEARELVDGYPSASGSGMANPNFNREALTALNAAQELAGELGDEYVSTEVLLAAIARGEDDAAKLLTKRGATYDAIKGAFQSVRGSKKVTTQDPEGQFQALEKYATDLTARAREGKIDPVIGRDAEIRRVVQVLSRRTKNNPVLIGEPGVGKTSIVEGLARRIVAGDVPESLKGKTLMSLDLGSMVAGAKYRGEFEERLKAVLDDIKGSDGQIITFIDELHTIVGAGASGEGAMDAGNMIKPLLARGELRLVGATTLDEYRKYIEKDAALERRFQQVYVGEPTVEDTIGILRGLKERYEVHHGVRIQDSALVAASELSNRYITNRFLPDKAIDLVDEAGSRLRMEIDSSPQEIDELERVVRRMEIEEIALAKETDAASVERLAELRATLADEKEKLGELKARWANEKAAIDDVQAAKEELEKLRNESEIAERDGDYARASELRYGRIPELEKRVATAEEEAAQRSGAHMVSEEVTPETIAEVVSAWTGIPAGKMMQGETEKLLRMEEMLGERVVGQRAAVEAVSDAVRRSRAGIADPNRPTGSFLFLGPTGVGKTELAKALAEFLFDDDRAMVRIDMSEYGEKHSVARLVGAPPGYVGYDAGGQLTEAVRRRPYTLVLFDEVEKAHSDVFDILLQVLDDGRLTDGQGRTVDFRNTVIILTSNLGAGGTHEQMMDAVKRAFKPEFINRLDDVVVFDALSPELLRGIVDIQLRDLGARLSGRRLGLSVTDAAKGWLADRGYDPAYGARPLRRLIQQAIGDPLAKKLLAGEIRDGDLVAVDVEGDDGAGGAGAGSGAGGAGGAGAGGAGAGAGAGAGAGAGAARLVISSVSGN, encoded by the coding sequence ATGAGCTCCTTCAATCCCACCACCAAGACCCAGGAGGCGTTGCAGCAGGCGCTGCAGCAGGCCTCCGCGAAGGGCAACCCGGACATTCGGCCCGCCCACCTGCTGGCCGCTATCTTGAGCCAAGCCGATGGCATTGCCGCCCCGGTTCTCAAGGCGACGGGCGTCGACCCCGACACCGTCGCCGCCGAGGCCCGCGAGCTCGTCGACGGATACCCGTCGGCGTCGGGCTCCGGCATGGCCAACCCGAACTTTAACCGCGAAGCCCTCACCGCGCTCAACGCCGCCCAGGAACTGGCTGGGGAGCTCGGCGACGAGTACGTCTCCACCGAGGTGCTGCTGGCTGCCATCGCCCGCGGGGAGGACGACGCGGCCAAGCTGCTCACTAAGCGCGGCGCCACCTACGACGCGATCAAGGGCGCCTTCCAGTCCGTGCGCGGCTCCAAGAAGGTCACCACCCAGGACCCGGAGGGGCAGTTCCAGGCGCTGGAGAAGTACGCCACTGACCTCACCGCCCGCGCCCGGGAAGGCAAGATTGACCCGGTGATTGGCCGCGACGCGGAGATCCGACGGGTGGTTCAGGTGCTCTCCCGGCGCACGAAGAACAACCCGGTGCTCATCGGCGAGCCGGGCGTCGGCAAGACGTCCATCGTGGAAGGGCTGGCTCGACGCATCGTAGCCGGCGACGTTCCCGAATCGCTCAAGGGCAAGACACTCATGTCCCTAGACCTCGGGTCCATGGTCGCCGGCGCTAAGTACCGCGGCGAGTTCGAGGAACGCCTCAAGGCCGTCCTCGACGACATTAAGGGCTCCGACGGGCAGATCATCACGTTCATCGACGAGCTGCACACCATCGTCGGCGCCGGGGCGTCCGGTGAGGGCGCCATGGACGCGGGCAATATGATTAAGCCGTTGCTCGCCCGCGGTGAGCTGCGCCTCGTCGGCGCTACCACCCTCGACGAGTACCGCAAGTACATCGAGAAGGACGCCGCCCTGGAGCGCCGCTTCCAGCAGGTATACGTCGGCGAACCCACCGTCGAGGACACCATCGGCATCCTCCGCGGACTCAAGGAGCGCTACGAGGTGCACCACGGCGTGCGCATCCAGGACTCCGCGCTCGTCGCCGCCTCGGAACTGTCCAACCGGTACATCACCAATCGCTTCCTGCCGGATAAGGCCATCGACCTCGTCGACGAGGCCGGCTCCCGCCTGCGCATGGAGATCGACTCCTCGCCGCAGGAAATCGACGAACTGGAGCGCGTCGTCCGTCGCATGGAGATCGAGGAAATCGCGCTCGCGAAGGAGACCGACGCCGCCTCCGTCGAACGCCTCGCCGAACTACGCGCCACCCTCGCCGACGAAAAGGAAAAGCTCGGCGAACTTAAGGCCCGCTGGGCCAACGAAAAGGCCGCCATCGATGACGTCCAAGCCGCCAAGGAAGAGCTGGAGAAGCTGCGCAACGAGTCCGAGATCGCCGAACGCGACGGCGACTACGCCCGCGCCTCCGAGCTGCGCTACGGCCGCATCCCCGAACTGGAGAAGCGCGTCGCCACTGCCGAGGAAGAAGCAGCCCAGCGCAGCGGCGCCCACATGGTCTCCGAGGAGGTCACGCCCGAAACCATCGCCGAGGTGGTCTCCGCCTGGACCGGCATCCCCGCCGGCAAGATGATGCAGGGCGAAACCGAAAAACTGCTGCGTATGGAGGAGATGCTCGGCGAACGCGTCGTCGGGCAGCGCGCCGCCGTCGAGGCCGTCTCCGACGCCGTCCGCCGATCCCGCGCCGGCATCGCCGACCCCAACCGGCCCACCGGATCTTTCCTCTTCCTCGGGCCGACCGGCGTCGGAAAGACCGAGCTCGCCAAGGCCCTCGCCGAATTCCTCTTCGACGACGACCGTGCCATGGTCCGCATCGACATGTCCGAATACGGCGAAAAGCACTCCGTCGCCCGGCTCGTCGGCGCGCCTCCCGGATACGTGGGCTACGACGCCGGCGGCCAGCTCACCGAAGCCGTCCGACGCCGCCCCTACACCCTCGTCCTCTTCGACGAGGTGGAAAAAGCCCACTCCGACGTCTTCGACATCCTCCTGCAGGTCCTCGACGACGGCCGCCTCACCGACGGCCAAGGCCGCACCGTCGATTTCCGCAACACCGTCATCATCCTCACCTCCAACCTCGGGGCCGGCGGCACCCACGAGCAGATGATGGACGCCGTCAAGCGAGCCTTCAAACCCGAGTTCATCAACCGGCTCGACGACGTCGTCGTCTTCGACGCCCTCTCGCCCGAACTTCTCCGCGGCATCGTTGACATTCAGCTGCGTGACCTCGGCGCCCGGCTCTCCGGCCGACGCCTCGGCCTCAGCGTCACCGACGCCGCCAAGGGCTGGCTCGCCGACCGCGGCTACGACCCGGCCTACGGTGCCCGACCCCTGCGCCGACTCATCCAACAGGCCATCGGCGACCCGCTCGCCAAGAAGCTGCTGGCCGGCGAGATCCGTGACGGGGACCTCGTCGCCGTCGATGTGGAGGGCGACGACGGTGCTGGTGGTGCTGGTGCTGGTTCCGGTGCCGGTGGTGCTGGTGGGGCTGGTGCTGGTGGGGCTGGTGCTGGTGCTGGTGCTGGTGCTGGTGCCGGTGCTGGTGCTGCGCGGCTGGTGATCAGCTCGGTTTCGGGCAACTAG
- a CDS encoding histidine phosphatase family protein, producing the protein MTELFLVRHGETDWSRTGRHTSFTDLDLTERGVEQALSLNGQLKREDFGLAFTSPRLRARHTAELAGFGDAVVDEDLREWDYGQYEGKTPAEIAALSPGWKIWSHGAPEGESVDEVSARLDRFIDTVRASGEQRVIVFAHGHSLRALTTRWLGLPMTMGAAMPLETGHLSVLGDYKGVPALLRWNA; encoded by the coding sequence ATGACTGAGCTCTTCCTAGTCCGCCACGGCGAGACCGACTGGTCCCGCACCGGCCGTCACACATCATTCACGGACCTCGACCTCACGGAACGCGGCGTCGAGCAGGCCCTCAGCCTCAATGGGCAGCTCAAGCGGGAGGACTTCGGGCTCGCCTTCACCTCACCCCGGCTGCGCGCGCGGCACACGGCGGAGCTCGCCGGCTTCGGCGACGCCGTCGTCGACGAGGACCTGCGCGAATGGGATTACGGGCAGTACGAGGGCAAGACCCCCGCGGAGATCGCCGCGCTGAGCCCGGGCTGGAAGATTTGGAGCCACGGGGCGCCGGAGGGCGAGAGCGTCGACGAGGTCAGCGCCCGGCTCGACCGCTTCATCGACACGGTGCGCGCCTCCGGCGAGCAGCGCGTCATCGTCTTCGCGCACGGGCATTCCCTGCGCGCACTGACGACGCGGTGGCTCGGCCTGCCCATGACCATGGGCGCGGCGATGCCCCTGGAGACCGGGCACCTCAGCGTCCTCGGGGATTACAAGGGGGTTCCGGCGCTGCTGCGCTGGAACGCCTAG
- a CDS encoding DHA2 family efflux MFS transporter permease subunit has translation MSAQPDRLGRDAIGAIVIIVATGFLMMLNETSISVALPRIMADFAIPAFIAQWLLTAVMLTMAIILPATGWMLDRFTTRQVYLFSIVVFTLGTVAAALAPSFPLALAGRVVQAVGTAVIIPLKMTVVMTVVPPARRGAVMGAIAVVMAVGPALGPTYAGAVMEGFHWRMVFWFLVPPLAVVGLVAAVRLPNVGTRRDAPLDVASLALSAVAFGGLVYGLSGVGAIIAAAPGAVAALAALVLGSGGLVLFVRRQRARRDDGTALLNLAPLQVPAYRLALVALVLVQAMILGVANALPLYVQGALLASPLVAGLVSLPGGLVETCLSPVGGWLYDRLGPRPLVVPGMAAMLVALLWMSTVTADSAVGAVMVMYALLVGGLAFVFTPLMTTALGALPASLYSHGSAILNTVLQLAAAAGTAVLIAVYAQSSAAGGHAPSAQADGAGHAFALGAAMIAVALVVAIALRRPAPALDTVDPR, from the coding sequence GTGTCAGCCCAGCCGGACAGGCTCGGCCGGGATGCGATCGGCGCCATCGTCATCATCGTGGCGACGGGTTTTCTCATGATGCTCAACGAGACGAGCATCTCCGTGGCGCTGCCGCGCATCATGGCCGACTTCGCCATCCCCGCCTTCATCGCCCAGTGGCTGCTCACTGCGGTAATGCTCACCATGGCGATCATCTTGCCCGCCACCGGGTGGATGCTCGACCGCTTCACCACCCGGCAGGTGTACCTCTTCTCCATCGTCGTGTTCACCCTCGGCACCGTCGCCGCCGCGCTCGCGCCGAGCTTTCCCCTGGCCCTGGCCGGGCGCGTCGTCCAGGCCGTCGGCACCGCCGTCATCATTCCGCTGAAGATGACGGTGGTCATGACCGTCGTCCCGCCCGCCCGGCGCGGCGCCGTCATGGGAGCGATTGCCGTGGTCATGGCCGTCGGACCCGCGCTCGGCCCGACCTACGCCGGCGCCGTCATGGAGGGGTTCCACTGGCGCATGGTGTTCTGGTTCCTCGTGCCGCCGCTCGCTGTCGTCGGGCTCGTCGCCGCGGTCCGGCTACCGAACGTCGGCACGCGCCGCGACGCCCCGCTCGACGTCGCCTCCCTGGCCCTGTCCGCCGTGGCGTTCGGTGGCCTCGTCTATGGCCTGTCCGGCGTCGGCGCCATCATCGCGGCCGCCCCGGGCGCCGTCGCTGCTCTCGCCGCCCTCGTCCTCGGCTCCGGCGGCCTCGTCCTTTTCGTGCGACGCCAACGAGCCCGCCGCGACGACGGCACCGCCCTGCTCAACCTCGCGCCGCTGCAGGTGCCCGCCTACCGCCTCGCGCTCGTCGCGCTGGTGCTGGTCCAGGCCATGATCCTCGGCGTCGCCAATGCGCTGCCGCTGTACGTGCAGGGTGCCCTGCTGGCCAGCCCGCTCGTCGCCGGGCTCGTGTCCCTGCCCGGCGGGCTCGTCGAGACCTGCCTGTCGCCCGTCGGTGGGTGGCTCTACGACCGTCTCGGCCCCCGGCCGCTCGTCGTCCCGGGGATGGCCGCGATGCTCGTCGCGCTGCTGTGGATGTCCACCGTCACTGCGGACTCCGCCGTCGGCGCGGTCATGGTCATGTACGCGCTGCTCGTCGGCGGCCTCGCTTTCGTCTTCACGCCGCTGATGACGACGGCGCTCGGCGCACTACCCGCCAGCTTGTACTCCCACGGCTCGGCGATCCTCAACACCGTCTTGCAGCTCGCCGCGGCCGCCGGCACCGCCGTGCTCATCGCCGTCTACGCGCAGTCCTCCGCGGCCGGGGGACACGCCCCGTCGGCGCAGGCCGACGGTGCCGGCCACGCCTTCGCCCTTGGCGCCGCGATGATCGCTGTGGCCCTCGTCGTGGCGATCGCGCTGCGACGCCCCGCGCCGGCGCTGGACACCGTCGACCCGCGGTAG
- a CDS encoding sodium/glutamate symporter — translation MEYTPFSLLIDVGWISALMVVGNFLRHRVRVFQQLLLPAPITAGLIGLVLGPSVLGWIGFSEKIGSYTTILIAIVFASMAYSMDLGGSVSKGARTMWSYSTGMFMGQWAIFTLLGVYLFKPFFETEDWFGMMLPVGFVGGFGTAAAVGSGLEANGAEAAASLGFTSATIGTLVAIIGGVIVANWGIRTGRSTELTGELPKELRSGYIANEADRPSIGRATTNPSAIEPLALHGGFVVFTVLVAYLVNQFIANTWDNVSVPLFAMSFVIGLLGRFGLNVTGRPNYLDRETVSSISGAATDYLIAFGIASIVPAAIASYWVPLVLLFVLGTIFCVIFLFLVSPVYFGHQWLERGIFGWGWATAALATGIALLKMVDPKLKSGTLNEYGVAYVGFAPFEIGMTILAPIAVLAGITAIFGWVTLAIAVAVLGSAVVLGWLPGKQAARELSS, via the coding sequence GTGGAGTACACGCCCTTTTCCCTACTCATCGATGTGGGGTGGATCTCAGCACTCATGGTCGTCGGTAACTTCCTGCGCCACCGAGTCCGCGTCTTCCAACAGCTTCTCCTTCCCGCGCCGATCACCGCGGGCTTGATCGGGCTCGTTCTGGGCCCCAGCGTCCTCGGCTGGATCGGCTTCTCCGAAAAGATCGGTTCCTACACCACCATCCTCATCGCCATCGTGTTCGCCTCCATGGCCTACTCGATGGACCTCGGCGGCAGCGTCAGTAAGGGTGCGCGCACCATGTGGAGCTACTCCACGGGCATGTTCATGGGACAGTGGGCCATCTTCACCCTGCTGGGCGTGTACCTCTTCAAGCCCTTCTTTGAGACCGAGGACTGGTTCGGAATGATGCTGCCGGTCGGCTTCGTCGGCGGATTTGGCACGGCTGCCGCCGTCGGCTCCGGGCTGGAGGCCAACGGTGCTGAGGCCGCCGCCTCCCTCGGATTCACCTCCGCCACCATCGGCACCCTCGTGGCCATCATCGGCGGCGTCATCGTGGCGAACTGGGGTATCCGCACCGGCCGCTCCACCGAGCTGACCGGCGAACTGCCCAAGGAGCTGCGCTCCGGCTACATCGCCAACGAGGCCGACCGCCCCTCCATCGGCCGCGCCACGACCAACCCCTCGGCCATCGAGCCGCTGGCGCTGCACGGCGGCTTCGTTGTCTTCACCGTGCTCGTCGCCTACCTGGTCAACCAGTTCATCGCGAACACCTGGGACAACGTCTCCGTCCCGCTCTTCGCCATGTCCTTCGTCATCGGCTTGCTCGGCCGCTTCGGGCTGAACGTCACTGGCCGGCCCAACTACCTCGACCGGGAGACCGTCTCCTCGATCTCCGGCGCGGCCACCGACTACCTCATCGCCTTCGGCATCGCCTCCATCGTCCCGGCGGCGATCGCCAGCTACTGGGTGCCGCTGGTGCTGCTCTTCGTCCTGGGCACGATCTTCTGCGTCATCTTCCTTTTCCTCGTCTCCCCGGTGTACTTCGGTCACCAGTGGCTCGAACGCGGAATCTTCGGCTGGGGCTGGGCCACCGCCGCCCTGGCCACCGGCATCGCGCTGCTCAAGATGGTCGACCCCAAGCTCAAGTCCGGCACGCTCAACGAATACGGCGTCGCCTACGTGGGCTTCGCGCCCTTTGAGATCGGTATGACGATCCTCGCCCCCATCGCCGTTCTCGCCGGCATCACCGCGATTTTCGGGTGGGTGACCTTAGCGATCGCCGTCGCCGTCCTGGGCTCCGCCGTCGTCCTGGGCTGGCTGCCCGGCAAGCAGGCGGCCCGCGAGTTGTCGAGCTAG
- a CDS encoding LLM class flavin-dependent oxidoreductase — translation MKAFGFLSFGHHAVPGQNGPSAAQVLKDHLAIAREADAIGVNNASFRVHHFAPQAASPMPLLGAIAGSTKHIEVGTGVIDMRYENPLHLAEEAAALDLLADGRVALGVSRGSPEPAQKGWEAFGYEGSDNGADLARSHFEQFLQAIDGHGMAVADDLDKQYPRMYHPGTALPVFPHSSELRKNIFWGSGTHSSARQAARDGVNLMSSTLVSEADGRTLGEVQAEQIEEFRAEWARAGHAWTPRVSISRSIFPLLTDADRALFGPTATSSDQIGSLGEGRQVTFGRSYAAAPDELIDQLREDPAIAAADTLLLTIPNQLGVETNVRILRNFAEHVAPALGWQPNTAGPVTGYPMNPAN, via the coding sequence ATGAAAGCCTTCGGATTTTTAAGTTTCGGCCATCACGCAGTCCCCGGCCAGAATGGCCCTTCGGCTGCTCAGGTGCTCAAGGACCACCTCGCCATCGCCCGGGAAGCGGACGCCATCGGCGTCAACAACGCGTCGTTCCGCGTCCACCACTTCGCTCCGCAGGCGGCCTCGCCCATGCCGCTGCTCGGCGCCATCGCGGGTTCCACCAAGCATATTGAGGTCGGCACCGGTGTTATCGACATGCGCTACGAGAACCCACTGCACCTCGCCGAGGAGGCCGCTGCCCTCGACCTCCTCGCGGACGGCCGAGTAGCCCTCGGCGTCTCCCGGGGATCACCCGAGCCCGCACAGAAGGGCTGGGAAGCCTTCGGCTATGAGGGTAGCGACAATGGCGCCGACCTCGCCCGCAGCCACTTCGAGCAGTTCCTGCAGGCCATCGACGGCCACGGGATGGCCGTCGCCGACGACCTCGACAAGCAGTACCCGCGGATGTACCACCCCGGTACCGCCCTCCCCGTCTTCCCGCACTCCTCCGAGTTGCGCAAGAACATCTTCTGGGGCTCGGGAACCCATAGCAGCGCTCGGCAGGCCGCCCGCGACGGCGTCAACCTCATGTCCTCCACCCTCGTGTCAGAGGCCGACGGCCGTACCCTCGGCGAGGTTCAAGCGGAACAAATCGAGGAGTTCCGGGCGGAATGGGCACGCGCCGGCCACGCCTGGACGCCCCGGGTGTCCATCTCCCGGTCCATCTTCCCGCTGCTCACCGACGCCGACCGCGCGCTGTTCGGCCCCACCGCCACTAGCTCGGACCAGATCGGTTCCCTGGGCGAGGGCCGCCAGGTAACCTTCGGCCGCTCCTACGCCGCCGCCCCCGACGAGCTCATCGACCAGTTGCGTGAGGACCCCGCCATCGCCGCCGCGGACACCCTGCTGCTCACCATCCCCAATCAGCTAGGGGTGGAGACCAACGTGCGAATCCTGCGAAACTTTGCCGAACACGTCGCTCCGGCGCTGGGCTGGCAGCCGAATACGGCGGGTCCCGTCACGGGTTACCCGATGAATCCCGCCAACTAG